From Triticum aestivum cultivar Chinese Spring chromosome 4A, IWGSC CS RefSeq v2.1, whole genome shotgun sequence, a single genomic window includes:
- the LOC123082267 gene encoding uncharacterized protein isoform X3, which produces MAFIAVLAAWKAPSSLHLRLGSTRQPQQANSRNGPKKLDPSNLLQWNRPEPETPMVRGDGGAGETMNRRAHMGGRQIDGGAGSHARLREAYNLSSTRVITMSHHRWTLPEQSSKLADFNRKRVTHRPHKQYEEPGKKYKLATKGLMVHHNM; this is translated from the exons ATGGCATTCATCGCCGTATTGGCGGCGTGGAAGGCGCCTTCAAGCCTGCACTTGCGGCTCGGGTCGACGAGGCAGCCACAACAGGCCAACAGCCGCAACGGACCAAAGAAATTagatccatccaacttactgcAATGGAATCGACCAG AACCAGAGACACCGATGGTGAGGGGCGATGGAGGCGCGGGCGAGACCATGAATCGACGGGCGCACATGGGAGGGCGGCAAATCGATGGTGGCGCAG GGTCACATGCAAGATTACGGGAAGCATATAACCTGAGCTCTACGAGG GTTATCACGATGAGTCATCACAG GTGGACCTTGCCAGAGCAATCAAGTAAATTAGCAGATTTCAACAGGAAAAGGGTTACTCACAGGCCTCATAAGCAATATGAGGAACCCGGGAAGAAGTACAAGTTAGCTACAAAAG GACTGATGGTCCACCATAATATGTAG
- the LOC123082267 gene encoding uncharacterized protein isoform X2, whose product MAFIAVLAAWKAPSSLHLRLGSTRQPQQANSRNGPKKLDPSNLLQWNRPEPETPMVRGDGGAGETMNRRAHMGGRQIDGGAGEVITMSHHRWTLPEQSSKLADFNRKRVTHRPHKQYEEPGKKYKLATKDGNDAPTNTPILFSTKWDADDSKRLMVHHNM is encoded by the exons ATGGCATTCATCGCCGTATTGGCGGCGTGGAAGGCGCCTTCAAGCCTGCACTTGCGGCTCGGGTCGACGAGGCAGCCACAACAGGCCAACAGCCGCAACGGACCAAAGAAATTagatccatccaacttactgcAATGGAATCGACCAG AACCAGAGACACCGATGGTGAGGGGCGATGGAGGCGCGGGCGAGACCATGAATCGACGGGCGCACATGGGAGGGCGGCAAATCGATGGTGGCGCAGGTGAG GTTATCACGATGAGTCATCACAG GTGGACCTTGCCAGAGCAATCAAGTAAATTAGCAGATTTCAACAGGAAAAGGGTTACTCACAGGCCTCATAAGCAATATGAGGAACCCGGGAAGAAGTACAAGTTAGCTACAAAAG ATGGAAATGATGCGCCAACAAATACACCAATCTTGTTTAGTACAAAATGGGATGCAGATGATTCCAAAA GACTGATGGTCCACCATAATATGTAG
- the LOC123082267 gene encoding uncharacterized protein isoform X1, translating to MAFIAVLAAWKAPSSLHLRLGSTRQPQQANSRNGPKKLDPSNLLQWNRPEPETPMVRGDGGAGETMNRRAHMGGRQIDGGAGSHARLREAYNLSSTRVITMSHHRWTLPEQSSKLADFNRKRVTHRPHKQYEEPGKKYKLATKDGNDAPTNTPILFSTKWDADDSKRLMVHHNM from the exons ATGGCATTCATCGCCGTATTGGCGGCGTGGAAGGCGCCTTCAAGCCTGCACTTGCGGCTCGGGTCGACGAGGCAGCCACAACAGGCCAACAGCCGCAACGGACCAAAGAAATTagatccatccaacttactgcAATGGAATCGACCAG AACCAGAGACACCGATGGTGAGGGGCGATGGAGGCGCGGGCGAGACCATGAATCGACGGGCGCACATGGGAGGGCGGCAAATCGATGGTGGCGCAG GGTCACATGCAAGATTACGGGAAGCATATAACCTGAGCTCTACGAGG GTTATCACGATGAGTCATCACAG GTGGACCTTGCCAGAGCAATCAAGTAAATTAGCAGATTTCAACAGGAAAAGGGTTACTCACAGGCCTCATAAGCAATATGAGGAACCCGGGAAGAAGTACAAGTTAGCTACAAAAG ATGGAAATGATGCGCCAACAAATACACCAATCTTGTTTAGTACAAAATGGGATGCAGATGATTCCAAAA GACTGATGGTCCACCATAATATGTAG